A genomic segment from Pseudomonas sp. M30-35 encodes:
- a CDS encoding GNAT family N-acetyltransferase produces the protein MTYQLNDRPVDWQPVARPERVVLQGKFVQLEPLDASRHGDDLWHALQGPDSDPKLWAYLAVGPFLERAEFDAWLAANQASADPLFFSVIDKASQRAVGLLSYLRITPKDGTIEIGHIAFGRVMQRSPGSTETLWLLANYAMSELGYRRLEWKCNAQNARSMRAAERLGFVQEGIFRQHMVVKGCNRDTAWFSIVDSEWPRCRDAFKRWLDDANFDSNGQQINSLETLRKQ, from the coding sequence ATGACCTACCAACTCAATGATCGCCCAGTCGATTGGCAACCTGTGGCTCGGCCAGAGCGCGTGGTATTGCAAGGCAAATTTGTGCAGCTGGAACCACTCGATGCCAGCCGCCACGGCGATGACCTGTGGCACGCACTGCAAGGCCCGGACTCCGACCCGAAGTTGTGGGCTTACCTGGCGGTTGGGCCATTTCTTGAACGCGCAGAGTTCGATGCTTGGCTCGCCGCCAATCAGGCCAGTGCCGACCCGCTGTTCTTTAGCGTGATTGATAAAGCCAGCCAGCGTGCAGTCGGCCTGCTCAGCTATCTGCGAATCACCCCGAAAGACGGCACCATTGAGATTGGCCACATCGCCTTTGGCCGTGTCATGCAGCGCTCACCGGGCTCAACTGAAACCCTTTGGCTACTGGCCAATTATGCAATGAGCGAACTGGGTTACCGCCGACTGGAGTGGAAGTGCAATGCGCAAAATGCCCGCTCAATGCGCGCCGCCGAACGCCTTGGTTTTGTACAGGAAGGTATATTCCGCCAACACATGGTGGTTAAAGGCTGTAACCGTGATACCGCGTGGTTCTCGATAGTCGACAGTGAATGGCCACGCTGCCGTGATGCCTTCAAACGCTGGTTGGATGACGCTAACTTCGATAGCAACGGCCAGCAGATCAACAGCCTTGAAACGCTGCGCAAGCAATAA
- a CDS encoding IS110 family transposase produces MTIVVGIDIAKQTFDIATLQDNGKYRTKAKLSNNAAGFEVFRQWLLKHAEADAWVVMEATGIYHEALAEWLFKLGYRVCVLNPAQMAYYARSQLQRVKTDKVDAKLIADYGRRHQTELRAWQPEQPSIRRLKALVRRLKDLQELEQIEQNRLDVTNEQKVRASIESVLEHLRQQIDETLKAIKQHFDDNDDLRGQRDLLTSIDGIADRTAALVLAELGDIERFESSRAVTAFAGLNPRLQESGMLKGHVRISRMGSVRLRAGLYMPGIVSITRNPAIRALAERMRANGKTGKQIICAAMRKLLCIAYGVLKSGKPFDPLLAIAR; encoded by the coding sequence ATGACGATAGTTGTCGGCATCGACATAGCTAAACAGACCTTCGATATCGCCACTCTGCAAGATAACGGCAAGTACCGCACCAAAGCCAAGCTGAGTAATAACGCTGCGGGCTTTGAGGTCTTTCGGCAGTGGCTGCTTAAGCACGCTGAAGCCGATGCCTGGGTCGTAATGGAGGCCACTGGCATCTATCACGAAGCTTTGGCTGAGTGGCTGTTTAAGCTGGGTTACCGTGTTTGCGTCCTTAACCCCGCACAAATGGCCTATTACGCTCGCAGCCAGCTGCAGCGGGTAAAGACGGATAAAGTCGATGCCAAGCTCATCGCTGACTATGGCCGCAGGCATCAGACCGAACTACGAGCTTGGCAGCCTGAGCAGCCTTCTATTCGCCGTCTGAAAGCGTTAGTGCGCCGTTTGAAGGATTTGCAGGAGCTGGAGCAAATCGAACAAAACCGCCTAGATGTGACCAACGAACAGAAGGTCAGGGCGTCAATTGAATCGGTGCTTGAGCACTTGCGTCAACAAATCGATGAAACGCTAAAGGCGATCAAACAGCACTTCGATGACAACGACGATCTACGCGGCCAGCGAGACCTGCTAACCAGTATCGACGGCATTGCGGACAGAACCGCAGCGCTTGTACTGGCGGAGTTGGGCGATATCGAACGCTTCGAAAGCAGCCGTGCGGTCACGGCCTTTGCCGGACTTAATCCCAGGTTACAAGAATCAGGAATGCTCAAAGGTCATGTGCGGATATCGCGCATGGGCTCAGTTAGGTTACGCGCCGGGCTTTATATGCCAGGTATCGTATCCATCACTCGTAACCCCGCTATTCGGGCACTGGCTGAGCGAATGAGAGCCAATGGCAAAACGGGTAAACAGATCATCTGCGCAGCTATGCGCAAGCTGCTCTGCATTGCCTACGGAGTACTAAAATCCGGAAAACCATTTGACCCTCTTCTCGCTATTGCAAGATGA